The genome window TTGTGCCTGTCACAACGGATAGGTGCTCAGGCATTGTTCAATAGCCCTAGTAAACAAGCTCACAGAGGAGAGAGGACAAAGTAAAGCTAGCTTACATCTGGCTTCTCCAAACCCTACTTTTTGGGTTTGAATTTTCTAGTTTAAGTTTACATATTGTTAAACTAGATTGCCTCCTTTTGACTCTTGCATATTTTTTAAGGTTATATGTGAACTTGCTATATTTTACTTTAGTTACTATGTACTGACTTCACGGGTTGTGAGGACTTTGGGAAACTGGATGAGAAGAGATTTTTCTTTAGCATTTTGGCACAGATTTTTGCAATGACTAATATGTCTCAATATTTTCTGGCCCAGTTTCTCTGCATCTTCAGAGGCTGTTGATTCCttccttttgtttcttttctatTCCTATTTATATAAAACTGAATGAGTCTTATTTCTGAACAATGAATATGTTGCAGAGGCTGTATCTTGTCTAGAACAAGCAGTAAACttatttctggaaaatgggaGGCTGAATATGTCTGCAAGATATTACAAGGTATAGATCTATTTCAGTTTTACGAGAAATGGAATTAATTTTCTTTCATGTTTAGAAATATTAGCACTTATTTCTTTGTCAATCTAAGcagaaatttttgaaaaattaatgcATGTATTTGTGTATGTAGGAAATTGCTGAAATATATGAGCAAGAGCAAAACCTTGAACAGGCCATTGCGTACTATGAAAAAGCAGCTGATCTTTTCCTAAGTGAGGATGTATCCACAACTGCAAATCAGTGCAAGCAGAAAATTGCACAATTTTCTGCTCAGTTAGAAAAGTAAGCCTACCAACTGCCATATATGGCATAGTTTGCTTGaggaaaaagaaatttaaagcCTTGTTCATATTCTCGAGTGTATGTTCAATGTTTATAAAAACTAGGCTGCATCTTAATGTTCAAATTGTGACTGTTTTATCAGATATCCAAGAGCAATTGAAATATTTGAGGACATAGCACGGCAATCTGTTAATAACAACCTGTTGAAATATGGAGTTAGAGGGCATCTTCTTAATGCTGGTATTTGCCAACTATGTAAAGGTGATGTTGTTGCAATTAACAATGCTTTAGAGAAATACCAGGTAAAAGTGTTTCTCTTGTTAATGTTTGGGAATTTCTTTAGGATGTGATACATTTAGGTTAatgttgaatttgaattttcagGATCTGGATCCATCATTCTCAGGGACAAGGGAGTTCAAACTACTAAGTGTATGTATAACTCAGTCCTTGTTTTCTGTATTCTACTTAGTTTTCTTTGAAATGATTAATGTATTTGATCAGATTGCACTGAATTCCATATATGGTTGGAAGATGCAGTACCTTTCTTCTATGCCCACCTTCCTGAAGAGAGAATTTATTTGATATTCTAATTCTCTTATCcaataaacacaaaatatatagttTCCAAAAAACAGTTTGTATCCAATGAATGATCCTATGTAcacatgtacataatttttcccTGGGTGAAAGATTCCTGAAAAAGAAGATCCAATAATATGGAGATCACTGACAGTCAGAAAGGATCCTCTTTGAGCTAAGACCATTCATAGCAAGAAATATCTTAACCCCAAAAACTTGTAGTGCTATTTGCTTATTCCTTGAAAACTGTCAAATAATTCTTCCTGAAgatcatactttttttttctagcATTCGCTTCATCTGGCTTAGCACACCACTTAAATTGGCTTTACTTTCATTTCAATTTGAAATTGTTGGTTCTCAACTACTCTCTCAAACTTGTTTTCTCATTTGTGAATGTGACTTCAATATTGCTGTGATTAGTGAAATCGATACTGAACATCGCTTTTCTGATGCAGGATCTGGCTGCTGCATTAGATGAAGAAGATATTGGAAAGTTCACTGATGCTGTCAAGGAATATGACAGCATGACCCAACTGGTAAAATTGAATCTACCATTTCAATCTTATATCCTATTCttggatttaattttgtttagttgaggtttcaactttcaagagGCAGTTTGTGGATGGCACTAGTCAAACACATTAAtttatattcttaattaatagcCTAATATTTAGCCTTTTTATTGAAATGATTTTTATACCCAAACAAGTCATCTTCCTAAAGAAGAATATAACACTGCAATCTTTGAGTTACTGCTGAATATATTTTACATGCTGTTTTAGAAAAACTAGAAAGAAATATTCACAAGAATAGGTGGTTCGCCGTTCATGAACTTGGACTTGGAGTGTCGTGTATACTGGTAGAACCGTAGAAACACATACTTGGGGGAGTTGTAGGTAGCGATATTATAGACCGCAATCAAACTAGAGATGATTTACTATGCCATTCATAACCGTGTTGTTTCTACTGTGTGTCGATCCACAGGATGCTTGGAGGACCACCCTTCTGCTTAGGGTGAAGGAATCAATCAAGGCAAAAGAACTAGAGGAGGATGATCTTACTTAAACTCGTTTCTTTTGACGGTGGATGTGATGTGGACAGTTTGTTGGTTATATGATGATGATTTATTCTAGCGGGTGGTGTATGGTTTTTATTGTTCTCACTTACCTACCAAGTATTTCTGCATGCTTTAACTTTTGGTTCTTTGGAGTGGAATATTTGCGATGTATCTTGACCATTGAGTTTGAGATTGATTTATGCCCTATTACTGGTTGAAGATTTCATCAACTTCTCATCATCTCATATCCCTGAAGCTGCTACATTTGTTGTTGTGTGGTGTTATTTTGGTTTggttttcttatttcttttaaataataaacaagcTGTTTGGTTGCAACGAGAGaattagatgaaaaataattgtaattttgtgagaaaaaataagataaaaataaagtgagaattcaaattttattggtTGGTatacaaaaatagaattattgaGAATTTTAATACAGTGTAAACACTATATAGGAATTTAAAGAACTTATTTTTGCTTTACTACATTTATACCTCATATACATCTATCActtcaaatattatttacatTCACACCTTTCTTATgtgatttgtaaattattatacatgagcgatattatgaatttataaatgAGCGATATTTGCATATTACACATCAAGGAATGACTGCCGAATTCTTTggtcataaaattaaaaatcaaacataataaaataaactccaaaaatcaaacataataaaataaactctATAGTCCATAACTgcggagtatatatatagtatatactacaatatagtatatactatatactatatagaGTCACATGTTTCTGGAACCAAATTTTAAACTATTCTAAGTGCCTCCGGCCTCCAGTCAAAAATGGACAAGTCTCAAAGTTAAACTTTAGATTACGCGGTTTGAACTTTTGAATTAGAATATGGTGTCTGACATCATTTCAAGAAACACTAAAATAACACTAAAGCTAAAGCATTGGCTGCTGCTCATCCTCATTGATAAAACTTGTACGCTTGCTTTTAATGGGAAGGGGAAACTCTTCTAAAGTTTCAATCTTTGATTCAAATTGTTCTTACGCATGAGATCTtctttgaatcaaatttaaagGGTATGCATTTATGTTCTCCATCAAGCTTCAATTTTTATCTTCTGGCCCTAGTTTTGAGGTGCCCAGAGAAGTGAGTTGAATTTGTCATGTGGATTTGGTGTACTGTTAGCAGTCCTTTTGGATTTTTCTTCCCATTCATTTTCTAGCCAAATGTATGTTTGACATTTCAGCAGTCTTTCACGAAAATTCATACCTATTCTCTGGTGTCTTATTTTACCATTTTTACAGCTTAGCTTGCTGGTTGTGAGCTGCACAATGTACAGAATGTGATCTGCAGCTCTGCAAAATTCAACAGTTTTGGTTTCTTAGCTTGAGAAAGTTCATACAGGGCAAGAATGGCGGCTGCAGATAAAGATTCCAAGACTCACAACGCTCTGCAAGTTTCAACATCTCAAAGGGGGCTAATAAGTGAGGAAGATCCTGAAAAGCAAGTGCAGGGTAGTGTTCTTGCCCTTCCCAAGAGGCTGCAGTTCCTAAAGTTGGGTTCTTTGGCTACTTTGGCTTCTCCACCTGCAAAGTTTCAGCAGATTGCTAAGGAAAACGATGGTGTTTCTCGAATTCGAGGCCGCTTGAATAGATTGTTTTCTAGGAAATTTGATTGGAAGTCTGTTGGGAGAATTTGCAGGGAATGGATAAGGAATCCTCTGAACATGGCACTTCTGATATGGATTGTGTGTGTTGCTGTTTCAGGTGCAATTCTGTTCCTGGTAATGACAGGAATGTTGAATCATGCCCTCCCCAAGAAGTCTCAGAGGGATGTTTGGTTTGAAGTGAACAACCAAATCATCAATGCACTGTTTACTCTCATGTGTTTGTATCAGCATCCAAGAAGGCTATACCACTTTGTTCTTCTGTTTCGATGGAGGCCCGACGATATTTCTTGGCTCAGGAAGGTTTACTGCAAGAATGGGACTCACAAGCCCAATGAATGGGCTCATATGATGGTGGTTGTTTTGCTGCTAAACCTCAATTGTTTTGCTCAATATGTTCTGTGTGGGCTTAATTTAGGGTACCCTAGATCAGAACGCCCTGCTATTGGAGTGGGAATATGTCTGTCTGTTTCAATTGGGGCACCTGGAATAGCTGGTGTTTATTCTATGATTAGCCCTCTTGGCAAAGATCACGAAGCCCCCGGGCTTGATGAGGAAGCACGAGTGGAGCATAGTATCGGGGGAGCCATTGAGGCGAGGGGGAAGTGGAGTGGAGGCGTTTTCGATTTCTGGGATGACATTTCCTCAGCATACCTCTCTTTGTGTTGcacattttgtgtttttggATGGAACATGGAGAGGCTAGGGCTTGGGAACATGTATGTTCATATTGCCACTTTTCTGCTCTTCTGCATGGCACCATTCTGGATTTTCGGCCTGGCTGCTGTTAATCTCGATAACGAATCTGTGAGAGCAGCATTGGGAGTCACTGGGATTCTTCTCTGTGTTTTTGGTTTGTTGTATGGTGGGTTTTGGAGGATTCAGATGAGGAAGAGATACAATTTGCCTCCATATAGTTCTTGTTGTGGTAAACCATCTGTTGCAGATTGTGCATTGTGGCTTTTCTGTTGTTGGTGCTCTTTGGCTCAAGAAGTTAGGACTGGGAATTCATATGAGGAAAGGGTTGATCAGAAACAGCCAAATATTTCTCCTTTGCCTAGGGAGGATGGGTTGTTTAGGTCTAATCCTATGGCACCTCCTGCTCCTGTAATTGTCACAAGAGAGGACGTTTAACGGAAACAGTTTTGACGGATTGACTCTTGTATCTGTACGTAACATCATGTTAAAGAGTTTAAAGTTATGACTTTTCTGGATTTGGGTCGAATCTGGATTAATCGTGGGAAAACAGTTCTGACGGATTAACTCTTGTATCTGTACGTCACGTCACATTAAAGAGTTTAAAGTTATGGCATTTCTAGATCTGGGCCGAATCTGGATTAGTCGTGGGGATACCGGGTGTCATATGCTATGAAATGGTAGATGGCTTGGCTTTAATTTGGCATTGATGTTGCTCTTGTTAGCCAAATGCTTTCATCTTCCTTTCCATTGTATTTGTTGTATATAAATGTCGCCCACCCCCTATAACACCACTGAAATTTTCAATCTTGAAATTCAAAGAGAAGTTATCCATTTACATATATTCTACAATTGAATTCACAGTTTCAGAattgatgatttttcttttatacgATATTCAATATTATCACGGTTAAAATTAGTTTGGGTTGCCTTGCAGAGTTTTACTCTTATTTAAGAATAAGTCTaactcaaatttctttaatcAGAGCTATAGAGTTGAATTCCAAACTTTACAGTTGCATTGTCAATTAGCATggtttacttttatatatatagatatagaagatgaaattatgaatatgatAAATGGgccaataaatatattattgggcTTCATTGGGAGATTGATTGTTGGTTATCCAATTGGCCCAAATGAATTTTGTGAGTTAATTAAGTTAGCCACTACTCGAAGATAGTATTGCCAAAGCGGGTCGGATCGACTCACCGTGGGCTTACTTTCTAACAGGTTTTTGTGGGCCGGTCTGCGAACTAGGTTATTCAATCCTAGCTCACCCCATGTAGGTTGGAAGGCCTTGCaggctttatatatatatatagtaggtcCCTAATCAGGTGAGAAACATGTTTCAGGTGTGAACCTGCGCACAAATCCAAACCACTTATATACTAGATCTAAAggttcaaaataaacaaaactttataatatttataaaaaagacCCCgcacattttaaaattgtaatatttataaaaatgacaccCATactttttacttgattttccaTCTATCAGATCTCTTAGATGAATAGTTTTGATTAGTGCACGCGTTAACACATAGGAATTGGTTTTCATACTCTAACCACTCAAACATTGCCACATTAGTGTTGACTGTTGACACTACCTGGGCAAAATTGGAGACATCAGCTAGCTAGCTATGTCAAAAGTAGGGAGCCGAAAGACAAAAGTATGAAGTATCCACTTTTGTCTGTCTTTCTTTCAACTACCCAAGCTTTAGTTTAAGGAATTATTGCCTCCATGAGTTGATTTCTGCCAAAAAGACGATATGATCATTCCAtcatataatacattaatataatcCTTAATACTTTAAGGTTTGTCTGATCTGCTTCTTTTCATTGATTTGGTTGCTTTCCATGCTTCAAGACTAATACAAAATCCACCATTTTCCATCTTTCTTGATGCCCTCCACATAgatttctcttctctctctccaacaattcatttttatatataattgtaagtCAGATGTGTGCTACttccatagtttttttttttttttgaaataacttCCATAGTTTATTGTTTCTGGAGATCTTAGTGATGAATGATGCCATAGACCATACATACTACCATAATATGTAGTTGTAAAAACCAGACACTGtg of Ipomoea triloba cultivar NCNSP0323 chromosome 3, ASM357664v1 contains these proteins:
- the LOC116014067 gene encoding alpha-soluble NSF attachment protein, whose product is MGDQVARGEEFEKKAEKKLSGWALFSSKYEDAADFFEKAANCFKLAKSWDQAGATYVKLANCHLKLDSKHEAASAFADAGHNYKKTNTREAVSCLEQAVNLFLENGRLNMSARYYKEIAEIYEQEQNLEQAIAYYEKAADLFLSEDVSTTANQCKQKIAQFSAQLEKYPRAIEIFEDIARQSVNNNLLKYGVRGHLLNAGICQLCKGDVVAINNALEKYQDLDPSFSGTREFKLLSDLAAALDEEDIGKFTDAVKEYDSMTQLDAWRTTLLLRVKESIKAKELEEDDLT
- the LOC116012479 gene encoding uncharacterized protein LOC116012479, which encodes MAAADKDSKTHNALQVSTSQRGLISEEDPEKQVQGSVLALPKRLQFLKLGSLATLASPPAKFQQIAKENDGVSRIRGRLNRLFSRKFDWKSVGRICREWIRNPLNMALLIWIVCVAVSGAILFLVMTGMLNHALPKKSQRDVWFEVNNQIINALFTLMCLYQHPRRLYHFVLLFRWRPDDISWLRKVYCKNGTHKPNEWAHMMVVVLLLNLNCFAQYVLCGLNLGYPRSERPAIGVGICLSVSIGAPGIAGVYSMISPLGKDHEAPGLDEEARVEHSIGGAIEARGKWSGGVFDFWDDISSAYLSLCCTFCVFGWNMERLGLGNMYVHIATFLLFCMAPFWIFGLAAVNLDNESVRAALGVTGILLCVFGLLYGGFWRIQMRKRYNLPPYSSCCGKPSVADCALWLFCCWCSLAQEVRTGNSYEERVDQKQPNISPLPREDGLFRSNPMAPPAPVIVTREDV